Proteins encoded together in one Halalkaliarchaeum sp. AArc-CO window:
- a CDS encoding ABC transporter ATP-binding protein, with product MATVRLESLRKEFDAGDIVAVDDVDLTVNDGEFLTVVGPSGCGKSTTLRMVAGLERPTDGRVYIGDRDVTDRHARKRDVAMVFQNYALYPHKTVFQNMEFGLRMSTDLTKAERREKVEWAADMMGIGELLEQQPDELSGGQKQRVALGRAIVREPDVFLFDEPLSNLDAKLRVEMRTEIQRLQDELDITALYVTHDQEEAMTMGDRMAILENGVLQQVGEPKEVYRNPANEFVGSFVGSPSMNFLEVEAHNTGGELRLVDPDGNFDVALNGQLSELVSGGTSYTAGIRPEDVFITDNGLETTVEVVEPVGSDNYVYLDLGHNFIARVDAAVEPSMGERVHVSFDESDLHLFGDDGTAVRTDGVDPTRTAAASRSTSST from the coding sequence ATGGCAACCGTACGGCTCGAATCACTGCGAAAGGAGTTCGACGCGGGCGACATCGTCGCCGTCGACGACGTCGACCTGACGGTGAATGACGGGGAGTTCCTCACCGTCGTCGGGCCGTCTGGCTGCGGGAAGTCGACGACGTTGCGGATGGTTGCGGGACTGGAGCGGCCCACCGACGGCCGGGTGTACATCGGCGACAGGGACGTCACCGACCGGCACGCACGCAAGCGGGACGTCGCGATGGTGTTTCAAAACTACGCGCTGTACCCCCACAAGACCGTCTTCCAGAACATGGAGTTCGGGCTCCGGATGTCCACCGACCTCACGAAGGCAGAACGCCGGGAGAAGGTCGAATGGGCCGCCGACATGATGGGAATCGGCGAGCTGCTCGAACAGCAACCCGACGAGCTTTCGGGTGGTCAGAAACAGCGCGTCGCGCTGGGGCGTGCGATCGTCCGGGAGCCGGACGTGTTCCTGTTCGACGAGCCGCTGTCGAACCTCGACGCCAAGCTCCGGGTGGAGATGCGCACGGAGATCCAGCGGCTGCAAGACGAACTGGATATCACCGCGCTGTACGTGACCCACGACCAGGAGGAGGCGATGACGATGGGCGACCGGATGGCGATCCTGGAAAACGGCGTTCTCCAGCAGGTCGGGGAACCGAAGGAAGTGTACCGCAACCCCGCAAACGAGTTCGTCGGCAGCTTCGTCGGTTCGCCGAGCATGAACTTCCTCGAGGTGGAGGCACACAATACGGGGGGCGAACTCCGGCTCGTCGATCCCGACGGGAACTTCGACGTCGCGTTGAACGGCCAGCTGTCGGAGCTGGTCTCAGGCGGGACAAGCTACACCGCCGGGATCCGACCCGAGGACGTCTTCATCACCGATAACGGCCTCGAAACGACCGTCGAGGTGGTCGAACCCGTCGGCTCGGACAATTACGTCTATCTGGATCTTGGCCACAACTTCATCGCGCGCGTCGACGCCGCAGTCGAGCCGTCGATGGGCGAGAGAGTCCACGTGTCGTTCGACGAGAGCGACCTCCACCTGTTCGGCGACGACGGAACTGCGGTTCGCACGGACGGGGTCGATCCGACCCGGACGGCGGCGGCGTCGAGGAGCACCTCCTCTACGTAG
- a CDS encoding TrmB family transcriptional regulator sugar-binding domain-containing protein, whose protein sequence is MDESTLVDLLGRFGFSDKEIDTYLTLLAHGEATASQIADAAGVSKRYVYSVSETLEKRGFAEVNDHVVPTVIRANPPEQVIESLQRDVDAMLPGLKQRYAEVEPTADQFEVVKSRVTVLKRIRALIREAETELVLSLPIDHLPDVREELAAAVDRGVLVLLIVAGVDDQTELSETLPELNGIASVTRTWSEPMPTILAVDSRIGVLAPMEMLVRSNSDRQAIVFTQEQLGPVIVGSFLGNYWPVAEEVAVADPAPLPREFADFRHAVLQATRHLRAGTDLRASVEGRATEDDEPVAIEGRVVDVTQGLITPANNEFPVEHALTLETDDGTVVTVGGPGAFVEDVEASAVTLLAA, encoded by the coding sequence ATGGACGAGTCCACGCTGGTCGACCTCCTCGGTCGGTTCGGCTTTTCCGACAAGGAGATCGACACGTATCTCACGCTGCTCGCCCACGGCGAGGCGACCGCGAGCCAGATCGCCGACGCGGCGGGGGTCTCCAAGCGGTACGTCTACAGCGTCAGCGAGACGCTGGAGAAACGGGGGTTTGCAGAGGTCAACGACCACGTCGTGCCGACAGTGATCCGCGCGAACCCGCCCGAGCAGGTGATCGAGAGCCTGCAACGGGACGTCGACGCAATGTTGCCGGGGCTAAAACAGCGGTACGCCGAGGTCGAACCGACGGCCGACCAGTTCGAGGTCGTCAAATCGCGGGTGACCGTCCTCAAGCGGATCCGGGCCCTCATCCGCGAGGCGGAGACGGAGCTCGTTTTGTCGCTGCCGATCGACCACCTCCCGGACGTGCGCGAGGAACTGGCCGCCGCGGTGGACCGTGGGGTGCTGGTGTTGCTGATCGTCGCCGGCGTCGACGACCAGACGGAGCTGTCGGAGACGCTGCCGGAACTCAACGGAATCGCAAGCGTCACCCGTACCTGGAGCGAGCCGATGCCGACGATCCTCGCGGTCGACAGCCGGATCGGCGTCCTGGCGCCGATGGAGATGCTGGTACGGTCCAACTCCGATCGCCAGGCAATCGTCTTCACCCAGGAGCAGCTGGGGCCGGTGATCGTCGGGTCCTTCCTGGGCAACTACTGGCCCGTCGCCGAGGAGGTCGCGGTCGCCGATCCGGCGCCGCTCCCCCGGGAGTTCGCCGACTTCCGCCATGCGGTGCTCCAGGCAACCCGCCACCTCCGGGCGGGGACCGACCTGCGGGCGAGCGTCGAGGGACGCGCGACGGAGGACGACGAACCCGTCGCCATCGAGGGCCGCGTCGTCGACGTCACGCAGGGGCTGATAACGCCCGCGAACAACGAGTTCCCGGTCGAACACGCGCTCACGCTGGAGACGGACGACGGGACAGTGGTAACCGTCGGCGGACCAGGCGCGTTCGTCGAGGACGTGGAAGCAAGCGCCGTGACACTTCTGGCTGCCTGA
- a CDS encoding PAS domain S-box protein — translation MQSGTRGGSLPESNRRADDTERTENESTKRDSIAHDTFDAAYFRRAVEQSASAVFFTDTDGTIEYVNPAFEELTGYDAAEAIGRNPRILKSGQLPEEYYERMWGAILAGEVWREEVPNHRADGELYYANQTIAPIRNGTGEITEFVAIQNEITEYKRLSRDLEVYETIVQQLEDPVMLQDLDGNFVVANEAVSEHTGVPTDELVGRDEFAFMDAESAAFVADRKREVLEREESVSYEVSPSFPGTEEERSFNTLRYPFYDESDELAGTIAICRDFTELKRREEQLVQYKCAVEGAYDLIAACDADERLVFANGPYCRFHGIDPDSVDGLTVRDVVDEETYDAASDRIQRALAGDSVKYRMRRTHDQQGDRILDVRYYPIGSDGIADCAGPTDASSDGADAVRGAVAIMRDVTDDAEREQHLAVVDRLLRHNIRNELNVVHGRAAQIREETNGETVKLADGILTPVERLLETAEKSRAVTEILRKRTDRETMDVAAGCRAAARWIENRHPNASVDVVAPASAVATASPNLGDAIDELLENAVEHADVERPSAEIRITEATESVHVSIRDQNPAISEMDRAVLENGRPPNQLSHGSGLGLWLVYWIVARSGGTITVREVEPRGNLVTIELPRGTPTDGDRLEDGPG, via the coding sequence ATGCAGTCGGGGACCCGCGGCGGTTCGCTTCCCGAAAGCAACAGACGAGCGGACGATACCGAACGGACCGAAAACGAGTCGACGAAGCGAGACTCTATCGCACACGATACGTTCGACGCCGCGTACTTCCGTCGAGCCGTCGAGCAGTCCGCCTCGGCGGTGTTTTTCACCGACACCGACGGTACCATCGAGTACGTCAATCCGGCCTTCGAAGAACTCACCGGCTACGACGCAGCGGAGGCGATCGGACGCAACCCGCGAATCCTCAAGTCGGGACAACTCCCCGAGGAGTACTACGAGCGGATGTGGGGAGCCATCCTCGCGGGCGAGGTGTGGCGCGAGGAGGTCCCGAACCACCGTGCCGACGGGGAGCTGTACTACGCAAACCAGACGATCGCACCGATCAGGAACGGAACCGGCGAGATCACGGAGTTCGTCGCGATCCAGAACGAAATCACCGAGTACAAACGGCTTTCTCGCGACCTCGAAGTGTACGAGACGATCGTGCAGCAGCTCGAAGATCCGGTGATGCTGCAGGATCTCGACGGGAACTTCGTGGTGGCAAACGAGGCCGTAAGCGAGCACACCGGCGTCCCCACCGACGAACTCGTCGGCCGCGACGAGTTCGCGTTCATGGACGCGGAGTCGGCCGCGTTTGTCGCCGACCGGAAGCGCGAGGTGCTCGAACGCGAGGAATCGGTCTCCTATGAGGTTTCCCCGTCGTTTCCCGGCACCGAGGAGGAACGATCGTTCAACACTCTCCGGTACCCCTTCTACGACGAGAGCGACGAACTGGCCGGAACGATCGCGATCTGTCGAGACTTCACCGAGCTGAAACGGCGGGAGGAGCAGCTCGTCCAGTACAAATGTGCAGTCGAAGGCGCCTACGACCTGATCGCGGCGTGTGACGCCGACGAACGCCTCGTGTTTGCGAACGGGCCGTACTGTCGGTTCCACGGTATCGATCCCGATTCGGTCGACGGGCTCACGGTGAGAGACGTTGTCGACGAGGAGACCTACGACGCGGCGAGCGACCGGATCCAGCGTGCGCTCGCGGGCGACTCCGTCAAATACCGGATGCGGCGGACCCACGACCAGCAGGGGGATCGCATTCTCGACGTCCGGTACTATCCGATCGGGAGCGACGGCATTGCCGACTGCGCCGGCCCTACGGACGCCTCCAGCGACGGCGCCGATGCAGTACGAGGAGCGGTCGCGATCATGCGGGACGTCACCGACGACGCCGAGCGGGAGCAACACCTCGCAGTCGTCGATCGACTGCTCAGACACAACATCCGCAACGAACTGAACGTCGTCCACGGCCGGGCAGCGCAGATCCGCGAGGAAACGAACGGGGAGACCGTAAAATTGGCCGACGGGATCCTCACCCCGGTCGAACGACTGCTCGAGACTGCGGAGAAATCCAGGGCAGTCACCGAGATCCTCAGGAAGCGAACCGACAGGGAAACGATGGACGTGGCGGCCGGCTGTCGGGCGGCTGCAAGGTGGATCGAAAACCGTCACCCGAACGCCAGCGTCGACGTCGTGGCGCCCGCGTCGGCGGTCGCCACCGCCTCGCCGAACCTCGGGGATGCGATCGACGAGCTCCTCGAAAACGCAGTCGAACACGCCGACGTGGAACGGCCGTCCGCCGAGATCCGCATTACCGAAGCGACAGAGTCGGTCCACGTCTCGATCAGGGACCAAAACCCCGCGATATCGGAGATGGACCGGGCAGTCCTCGAGAACGGTCGACCGCCGAACCAGCTTTCACACGGCAGCGGATTGGGGCTGTGGCTGGTCTACTGGATCGTCGCCCGATCCGGCGGAACGATCACCGTACGCGAGGTCGAACCGCGGGGGAACCTCGTCACGATCGAACTCCCGCGCGGGACGCCGACGGACGGGGACCGACTCGAGGACGGTCCGGGCTGA
- a CDS encoding glycoside hydrolase family 13 protein — MAITREAVHHRPKSEYAYAPDKETVHVRLRTERQDVGKCRIVHGDKYDWPESAKRTSMRSIGADDRFDYWQAAVEPAHGRLCYAFHLSTDDEELWFTEWGFEEGSINELPTMGAERPLHYFEYPYLHPDGVVDPPEWVADAVFYQIFPERFANGDPSRDPDDVEAWGGRPDRDSFYGGDLEGIIDNLDYLEELGVTALYLTPIFEAPSNHKYDTTDYMRIDPQFGDEETLTRLVDRAHGRGIRVMLDAVFNHCGWTFEPFQDVVENGADSEYADWFHVHEFPIEFDPRPSYDAFAFVPEMPKLNTANPAVREYLFDVATYWVEEFGIDGWRLDVANEVDHRFWRDLRREVKSIDPETYILGEIWHDARPWLEGDQFDAAMNYPFSYAVYDFLADPEIDAVGFIDKMTRHRMRHPDPTNGVLFNLLGSHDTPRLLHRCGGDEQILRLAFLLLFTYRGTPCLYYGDEVGMTGGDDPDCRRPMTWDESEQNSALREDVRELIDLRTTRTVLRRGQVRFDRERSSEDTLVFTRSIPAAHGSDQATHGRPVTVAINRGPGAVDVPLVGEGGDVLFATGSVEQQPDRGEDGDQLTLGERSGAIWT; from the coding sequence ATGGCCATCACGCGGGAGGCGGTGCATCACCGCCCGAAGAGCGAGTACGCGTACGCACCCGACAAGGAGACGGTCCACGTCAGGCTCCGAACGGAGCGACAGGACGTCGGGAAGTGTCGAATCGTCCACGGCGACAAGTACGATTGGCCCGAAAGCGCGAAGCGTACATCGATGCGGTCAATCGGGGCGGACGACCGGTTCGACTACTGGCAGGCCGCCGTGGAACCGGCTCACGGGCGCCTCTGTTATGCGTTTCACCTCTCGACAGACGACGAGGAGCTCTGGTTCACCGAGTGGGGGTTCGAGGAGGGATCGATCAACGAGCTACCCACGATGGGAGCAGAACGCCCCCTCCACTACTTCGAGTATCCGTACCTCCACCCGGATGGGGTCGTCGACCCGCCGGAGTGGGTCGCCGACGCCGTCTTCTATCAGATCTTTCCGGAACGGTTCGCTAACGGGGATCCGAGCCGGGATCCCGACGATGTCGAAGCGTGGGGCGGACGCCCCGATCGTGACAGTTTCTACGGCGGCGACCTCGAGGGGATCATCGACAACCTGGACTACCTCGAGGAACTGGGCGTCACGGCGCTGTATCTCACTCCGATCTTCGAGGCGCCGTCGAATCACAAGTACGACACCACCGATTACATGCGGATCGACCCGCAGTTCGGGGACGAAGAGACCCTGACGCGACTCGTCGATCGGGCCCACGGCCGGGGGATCCGTGTGATGCTCGACGCGGTGTTCAACCACTGTGGGTGGACGTTCGAGCCGTTCCAGGACGTCGTCGAGAACGGCGCCGACTCGGAGTACGCAGACTGGTTTCACGTCCACGAGTTCCCAATCGAGTTCGACCCCCGACCCAGCTACGACGCGTTCGCGTTCGTCCCGGAGATGCCCAAACTGAACACCGCGAATCCGGCGGTCCGGGAGTACCTGTTCGACGTCGCCACCTACTGGGTGGAGGAGTTCGGGATCGACGGCTGGCGTCTCGACGTCGCAAACGAGGTCGATCACCGGTTCTGGCGGGACCTTCGCCGGGAAGTCAAGTCGATCGACCCGGAGACGTACATCCTCGGGGAGATCTGGCACGACGCGCGCCCCTGGCTGGAGGGCGACCAGTTCGACGCCGCGATGAACTACCCGTTCTCGTATGCCGTCTACGACTTCCTCGCGGATCCCGAGATCGACGCCGTCGGGTTCATCGACAAGATGACGCGCCACCGCATGCGCCACCCGGACCCGACGAACGGCGTGCTTTTCAATCTGCTCGGGAGCCACGACACGCCGCGACTGCTCCACCGGTGTGGCGGTGACGAGCAGATCCTTCGACTGGCGTTTCTCCTGCTTTTCACCTATCGGGGGACGCCGTGCTTGTACTACGGCGACGAGGTCGGGATGACCGGCGGCGACGATCCCGACTGCCGGCGACCGATGACGTGGGACGAGTCCGAACAGAATTCGGCGCTTCGGGAAGACGTCCGGGAGCTGATCGACCTCCGGACGACCCGGACAGTACTCCGGCGCGGCCAGGTGCGGTTCGACCGCGAGCGGTCGAGCGAGGACACCCTGGTGTTCACCCGGAGCATCCCTGCGGCCCACGGGTCGGATCAGGCAACGCACGGACGGCCCGTCACCGTCGCGATCAACCGCGGCCCCGGAGCCGTCGACGTGCCACTGGTGGGCGAAGGTGGCGACGTGCTGTTTGCCACAGGGTCAGTGGAGCAGCAACCAGACCGGGGAGAGGACGGAGATCAACTCACACTCGGGGAGCGATCCGGGGCAATCTGGACGTGA
- a CDS encoding extracellular solute-binding protein, with protein MRTNRRKLLGALAGTGFVGVAGCVGVEEDDPDDGAGGGGGDGDGDGNGGGDDGEEETVAGEAEFWYALSEGELEIVEDAVGTFNDETDYLLDGADIAELEDRLVSAIPAGEGPEIFMWAHDWVGDFADSQFIVDQSEDLDVDLDQFTDAGRNAIQYQGGVYGLPVSAETVALIYNEEMVDEPPETIDEMQEIMEEYHDPANNQFGLSYPMDPYFYSAYAHAFGGYYFDDADESLGLTMDETIRGFEVVLEELDPYSPNDPEYDPQAAAFVEGNAPLAINGPWFLGDVEFEASVAALPAPDGGEPAPYSGVSMIYFADAITDEADRGDAARTFAEWYTTNTDVLTRLAEDQGYIPVHEDLAGSDDLPDAVQGFSESAATGVPMPTNAKMNQVWGPLEDAFMNAYTGDQSLEDAMVDAEDRIRDNWD; from the coding sequence ATGAGAACGAATCGCAGAAAGCTGCTCGGCGCACTGGCGGGAACGGGCTTCGTGGGCGTTGCAGGCTGTGTCGGCGTCGAAGAGGACGACCCCGACGACGGCGCGGGCGGTGGGGGCGGCGACGGGGACGGCGACGGAAACGGGGGCGGCGACGACGGCGAGGAGGAGACCGTCGCCGGCGAGGCGGAGTTCTGGTACGCGCTCTCGGAGGGCGAACTCGAAATCGTCGAAGACGCGGTCGGGACGTTCAACGACGAGACGGACTACCTGCTGGACGGTGCCGACATCGCCGAACTCGAGGACCGACTCGTGAGCGCGATCCCCGCCGGCGAGGGGCCGGAGATCTTCATGTGGGCACACGACTGGGTCGGTGACTTCGCGGACTCGCAGTTCATCGTCGATCAGAGTGAGGATCTCGACGTCGACCTCGATCAGTTCACCGACGCGGGCCGCAACGCGATCCAGTACCAGGGCGGCGTGTACGGGCTGCCGGTCTCGGCGGAGACGGTCGCGTTGATCTACAACGAGGAGATGGTCGACGAGCCGCCGGAGACGATCGACGAAATGCAGGAGATCATGGAGGAGTACCACGATCCGGCGAACAACCAGTTCGGGCTGTCGTATCCGATGGACCCGTACTTCTACTCGGCGTACGCCCACGCGTTCGGCGGCTACTACTTCGACGACGCCGACGAGAGCCTCGGGCTCACAATGGACGAGACGATCCGCGGCTTCGAGGTCGTCCTCGAGGAACTGGACCCGTACTCCCCGAACGACCCCGAATACGATCCCCAGGCGGCCGCCTTCGTCGAGGGGAACGCTCCCCTCGCGATCAACGGTCCGTGGTTCCTCGGCGACGTGGAGTTCGAGGCGAGCGTCGCGGCGCTTCCGGCGCCCGACGGCGGCGAACCCGCGCCGTACTCCGGCGTGAGTATGATCTACTTCGCGGACGCGATCACCGACGAAGCGGACCGTGGCGACGCGGCACGCACGTTCGCGGAGTGGTACACCACGAACACGGACGTGCTCACGCGTCTCGCGGAGGACCAGGGATACATTCCGGTCCACGAGGATCTCGCGGGAAGCGACGACCTCCCGGACGCAGTGCAGGGCTTCTCGGAATCGGCTGCCACCGGCGTTCCGATGCCGACAAACGCCAAGATGAACCAGGTGTGGGGTCCCCTCGAGGACGCGTTCATGAACGCTTACACCGGCGATCAGTCCCTCGAGGACGCGATGGTCGACGCCGAAGACCGGATCCGCGATAACTGGGACTGA
- a CDS encoding carboxymuconolactone decarboxylase family protein: MSDQIDDPEELPASAGEFATEHRDVWDAYADLGEACAAAGPIDDETKRLVKLALAIAAESEGAVHSHVRRGLEEGVDPETLEHAAILAIPTIGFPKAIAGLTWIRDVTE, from the coding sequence ATGTCAGATCAGATCGACGATCCGGAGGAGCTGCCCGCCTCGGCCGGCGAATTCGCGACAGAGCACCGCGACGTGTGGGACGCCTACGCCGACCTCGGAGAGGCGTGCGCTGCGGCAGGCCCGATCGACGACGAGACCAAGCGGCTGGTCAAACTCGCGCTCGCGATCGCCGCTGAGTCGGAGGGGGCGGTCCACTCGCACGTCCGGCGGGGGCTCGAAGAAGGGGTCGACCCGGAGACGCTCGAACACGCGGCGATCCTGGCTATCCCCACGATCGGGTTCCCGAAGGCGATCGCCGGGCTGACCTGGATCCGGGACGTAACGGAGTGA
- a CDS encoding sugar ABC transporter permease: MSTVDVAQRAREFEVPFDLRDNLALLLVLPGLFFFLSFVAIPLAYLVVLSFTDATLSTMFRDAPGLWGSWFGEAEFIGFENYVELLTDTQFWRSFGITWLFVATSVVLKVFLGVGIALVLTHEWVRGKRFMRALVILPMGLPAIFTITVWRGVFSSAQFGLANQLLLALGFDPVAWLSRRWMAFISYNITEMWLAYPFMVIITVSALQNVSTELHEAAMVDGAGFLSRFVHVTLPSIKRPVMFASILTAAASFQQFLIPFVFNRGGPARANELIILYGYREAFEFRAFGEGAAIMLTAVFFIGIFMLIAATKGRLAEGAHE; the protein is encoded by the coding sequence ATGAGCACGGTCGATGTCGCACAGCGTGCCCGGGAATTCGAGGTCCCGTTCGACCTCAGAGACAACCTCGCACTGTTGCTCGTCTTGCCCGGACTGTTCTTTTTCCTCTCGTTCGTGGCGATCCCGCTGGCGTATCTCGTCGTGCTGTCGTTCACCGACGCGACGCTTTCGACGATGTTCAGGGACGCCCCCGGACTGTGGGGGTCGTGGTTCGGGGAGGCCGAATTCATCGGCTTCGAGAACTACGTCGAGTTGCTCACGGACACACAGTTCTGGCGCTCCTTCGGAATCACCTGGCTGTTCGTCGCCACGAGTGTCGTGTTGAAGGTGTTTCTCGGCGTCGGAATCGCGCTCGTGTTGACCCACGAGTGGGTTCGCGGCAAGCGGTTCATGCGGGCGCTGGTGATCCTGCCGATGGGGCTGCCGGCGATTTTCACGATCACGGTGTGGCGGGGTGTCTTCTCCTCGGCGCAGTTCGGGCTCGCAAACCAGCTGTTGCTCGCGCTCGGCTTCGACCCGGTGGCGTGGCTCTCGCGTCGATGGATGGCGTTTATCTCCTACAATATCACGGAGATGTGGCTGGCGTACCCGTTCATGGTGATCATCACCGTCAGCGCGCTCCAGAACGTCTCGACGGAGCTCCACGAAGCGGCGATGGTCGACGGCGCCGGATTCCTGAGCCGGTTCGTCCACGTCACCCTCCCGTCGATCAAGCGGCCGGTGATGTTCGCGTCGATCCTGACGGCGGCGGCGTCGTTCCAGCAGTTCCTCATCCCCTTTGTGTTCAACCGCGGGGGACCCGCGCGGGCGAACGAACTCATCATCCTGTACGGCTATCGGGAGGCGTTCGAGTTCCGGGCGTTCGGTGAAGGGGCCGCGATCATGCTGACTGCCGTCTTCTTCATCGGGATCTTCATGCTGATTGCCGCAACCAAAGGCCGGCTCGCGGAGGGGGCCCACGAATGA
- a CDS encoding glycoside hydrolase family 15 protein, with amino-acid sequence MSDRDPPVGEEREGETPPRFPGERPTTTGLFSGGGDRLVHVRPDGCLRDFGYPLSGLSGIDRARFALRFDDEVVRFAGCDTTQRYVDESSLVETVHPTPAGPVRRLDLNEGRAHLTRFDLSDLSASAESADDAGTSDLALLVSLAFSPDGRTDRVGQLRYPDSIEVYHTRESDFLAADPGFESVRAGTPAHGFEWARSFDGSGATDGQRYEEERLSRWIGAEIVPDGRTVTLVSLLTNRADTPRDRARDRLEELLDRFEDRPAFERAAAAAGVGVTDAPVTVPSSVPGRDGAVEDLRVVSMLSGSTGLRIAGPDFDPAYRHSGGYGYTWFRDDAEIAGFLLTADRVFDLDLGAWHRRSAEMYCRTQLPDGTWPHRVWPVDGSLAPGWANSRLETGENGEYQADQTASVVTFLARVRDRLDSDADGDLPAQVDEALAAGLDGLDATLAADGRPEVCQNAWEDAAGRFSHTAATFLEAYAGVAAATSVDSDLRAHAREQAHRVSAGIDDFWMDDRGAFAMRETPDGELDRRFDSASFALVGAHRSYDRVSGVDDDRLDRLVSHVDSLVEGLSRNPEDGPIEGLVRYEGDEWRREEQTEPKVWTVSTAWGANAATELSVLLSERDDPRAPDWTRRARELLALVEPGGPLAAQTGYLPEQFFDDGTPDSATPLGWPHAIRLSTRALLSERGVLRMDDEPVATD; translated from the coding sequence ATGAGTGATCGCGACCCGCCGGTCGGCGAAGAACGAGAGGGAGAGACTCCCCCCCGGTTTCCCGGAGAGCGTCCCACGACGACCGGACTGTTCTCGGGCGGCGGCGATCGGCTGGTTCACGTTCGCCCGGACGGTTGTCTCCGGGACTTCGGCTATCCGCTTTCGGGGCTGTCCGGGATCGATCGGGCCCGGTTTGCGCTCCGGTTCGACGACGAGGTAGTCCGGTTCGCTGGCTGTGACACGACACAGCGTTACGTCGACGAGAGTTCGCTCGTGGAAACCGTCCACCCAACGCCTGCGGGTCCGGTTCGTCGCCTGGATCTAAACGAGGGCCGGGCCCACCTGACCCGGTTCGACCTCTCGGACCTGTCGGCGAGTGCGGAATCGGCCGACGATGCCGGCACGTCCGACCTCGCACTGCTCGTCTCGCTGGCGTTCTCGCCGGACGGCCGAACCGACCGCGTCGGCCAGCTCCGCTATCCCGACTCGATCGAAGTGTATCACACACGGGAGAGTGATTTCCTCGCGGCCGATCCCGGCTTCGAGTCGGTCCGGGCCGGCACCCCAGCCCACGGGTTCGAGTGGGCCCGATCATTCGATGGCAGCGGTGCCACCGACGGGCAACGATACGAGGAGGAGCGCCTCTCGCGGTGGATCGGCGCCGAGATCGTTCCGGACGGCAGGACGGTTACGCTGGTGTCGTTGTTGACGAACCGAGCCGACACGCCGCGCGATCGCGCACGAGACCGACTCGAGGAACTGCTCGATCGGTTCGAGGATCGCCCGGCGTTCGAGCGGGCAGCCGCGGCGGCCGGCGTCGGGGTTACCGACGCCCCCGTGACTGTTCCGTCCTCCGTGCCCGGTCGGGACGGTGCCGTCGAAGACCTCCGCGTCGTTTCGATGCTTTCCGGGTCGACCGGGCTCCGGATCGCGGGCCCCGACTTCGATCCGGCGTATCGACACTCGGGCGGCTACGGCTACACGTGGTTCCGTGACGACGCGGAGATCGCGGGGTTCCTACTGACTGCCGACCGTGTGTTCGACCTGGATCTCGGCGCCTGGCACCGCCGATCCGCCGAGATGTACTGCCGAACCCAGCTTCCGGACGGCACCTGGCCCCATCGCGTCTGGCCCGTCGACGGCTCGCTCGCCCCCGGCTGGGCGAACAGCCGCCTCGAGACGGGCGAGAACGGGGAGTACCAGGCGGACCAGACCGCAAGCGTCGTGACGTTTCTCGCGCGGGTCCGGGACCGGCTCGATTCCGACGCGGACGGGGACCTTCCCGCCCAAGTGGACGAGGCCCTGGCGGCCGGGCTCGACGGACTCGACGCGACGCTTGCAGCCGACGGGCGTCCCGAGGTGTGTCAGAACGCCTGGGAGGACGCCGCGGGTCGGTTTTCCCACACGGCTGCGACGTTCCTCGAGGCGTACGCTGGGGTTGCGGCTGCAACATCGGTCGATTCTGATCTCCGAGCGCACGCACGTGAGCAGGCCCATCGGGTGTCCGCCGGGATCGACGACTTCTGGATGGACGACCGGGGGGCCTTCGCGATGCGGGAGACGCCCGACGGGGAACTGGACCGACGTTTCGACTCCGCGTCGTTCGCGCTCGTGGGCGCCCACCGGTCGTACGACCGGGTGTCCGGCGTCGACGACGATCGTCTCGACCGGCTCGTTTCACACGTCGACTCGCTCGTCGAGGGGCTCTCTCGGAACCCCGAGGACGGACCCATCGAAGGGCTCGTCAGGTACGAAGGCGACGAGTGGCGCCGGGAAGAGCAGACGGAACCCAAGGTGTGGACGGTCTCCACGGCGTGGGGGGCTAATGCGGCCACGGAACTGTCCGTGCTCTTGTCAGAGCGGGACGATCCTCGGGCGCCCGACTGGACCCGCCGGGCCCGCGAACTGCTCGCACTGGTCGAGCCCGGCGGCCCGCTCGCGGCACAGACCGGTTACCTTCCCGAACAGTTCTTCGACGACGGCACCCCCGACAGCGCCACGCCGCTTGGATGGCCCCACGCGATCCGGCTGTCGACCCGCGCCCTGCTTTCCGAACGTGGAGTGCTGCGGATGGACGACGAGCCGGTCGCGACCGACTGA